In Synechococcus sp. KORDI-52, one genomic interval encodes:
- the dnaG gene encoding DNA primase has protein sequence MVNARLHPRTIEAVKERADIVDVVGEHVVLKKKGREFVGICPFHDDSKPSMTVSPAKQFYYCFSCGAGGNSIKFLMEFQRQSFSDVVLDLARRYQLPIEMVDGPQQERLRQQLSRRDKLQRALALAAGWFRSQLMAPTGAEALKYLNEARGLSPATQETFQLGYAPDQWDGLLKHLQQVEGLAPELLEAAGLVVPRKGGNGFYDRFRHRVMVPIHDRQGRVIGFGGRSLDGSEPKYLNSPETEVFEKGKHLFGLDKASNAIRKDDRAVVVEGYFDVIALHAAGITNAVASLGTALSSQQITQLCRVSDSKRIVLNFDADGAGVRAANRAIGEVEQLAMQGQLELRVLHLPSGKDPDEFLKQNGAGDYRALLDQAPLWLDWQIEQVLEERDLSRADQFQQAVTALVGLLGKLPQSAVRTHYLQRVAERLSGGQGRLALQLEDDLRQQVKGQRWHGRSSRHEQPGESGHRERCEADLLRLYLHCPRHRATIRQELRQRELEDFAIPHHRHLWAAITDLEETNLGEGRLEAISRCDDDGEGLDLIDLPRLLTDQLLLESSALVSRLTPLLEPGELQRVALAEPLEQLRGIAALLERQKSLKRCRHLLEAWGGQRLQTLESCIAVLIDQEASSDQASVDMEVRIQALFDDLNRDALRYQELYYTERKHIGHLDQQRCASYTVPPAA, from the coding sequence ATGGTGAACGCCCGCCTGCACCCCAGAACGATCGAGGCCGTCAAGGAACGGGCCGACATCGTCGATGTGGTGGGCGAGCACGTGGTGCTCAAGAAGAAGGGACGGGAATTCGTCGGGATCTGTCCGTTCCATGACGACAGCAAACCGTCGATGACGGTGTCGCCTGCCAAGCAGTTCTACTACTGCTTCTCCTGTGGTGCTGGCGGCAACTCCATCAAGTTCCTGATGGAGTTCCAGCGCCAGAGTTTCAGCGATGTGGTGCTGGATCTGGCGCGGCGGTATCAGCTGCCGATCGAGATGGTGGATGGTCCGCAGCAGGAACGGCTGCGGCAGCAGTTGTCCCGCAGGGACAAGCTGCAACGGGCCCTTGCCCTGGCTGCCGGGTGGTTTCGCAGCCAGTTGATGGCACCAACGGGCGCAGAGGCCCTCAAGTACCTCAATGAAGCCAGAGGGTTGAGCCCCGCCACGCAGGAGACCTTTCAACTCGGCTATGCGCCGGATCAGTGGGATGGTCTGCTCAAGCATCTTCAACAGGTCGAGGGCCTGGCACCTGAGCTTCTGGAGGCTGCTGGGCTGGTGGTGCCCCGCAAGGGCGGCAACGGGTTTTATGACCGCTTCCGCCATCGGGTCATGGTGCCGATCCATGACCGTCAGGGCCGGGTGATCGGTTTCGGGGGACGCAGCCTTGATGGCAGCGAACCGAAATACCTCAACTCCCCCGAGACCGAAGTGTTCGAGAAGGGGAAGCATCTGTTCGGGCTCGACAAGGCCTCCAATGCCATCCGCAAGGACGACAGGGCGGTGGTGGTGGAGGGCTATTTCGATGTGATTGCCCTGCATGCCGCCGGCATCACCAACGCCGTGGCCTCCCTCGGCACGGCTCTGAGCAGTCAGCAGATCACCCAGCTGTGCCGCGTCAGCGACAGCAAGCGGATCGTTCTGAATTTCGACGCCGACGGCGCCGGCGTTCGTGCGGCCAATCGGGCCATCGGTGAGGTGGAGCAGCTGGCGATGCAGGGCCAGCTGGAGCTGCGGGTTCTGCACCTCCCGTCCGGGAAGGACCCCGATGAGTTTCTCAAACAGAACGGGGCCGGTGATTACCGCGCTCTGCTCGATCAGGCCCCCCTCTGGCTGGATTGGCAGATCGAGCAGGTGCTGGAGGAGCGCGATCTCAGCCGGGCCGACCAGTTCCAACAGGCGGTGACCGCCCTGGTGGGGCTGCTGGGCAAACTGCCCCAGTCCGCCGTGCGCACCCACTACCTCCAACGGGTGGCGGAGCGCCTCAGTGGTGGCCAGGGACGACTGGCGCTTCAGCTGGAGGACGACCTGCGCCAGCAGGTGAAGGGCCAGCGTTGGCATGGGCGCTCCAGCCGGCACGAGCAGCCTGGGGAATCCGGACATCGGGAGCGCTGTGAGGCCGATCTGCTGCGGCTGTATCTGCATTGCCCTCGGCATCGGGCCACGATTCGCCAGGAACTGCGCCAACGCGAACTGGAGGATTTCGCCATTCCCCATCACCGCCATCTCTGGGCGGCCATCACGGACCTCGAGGAGACCAACCTGGGTGAGGGGCGGTTGGAGGCGATCAGCCGCTGCGACGACGACGGCGAGGGGCTGGATCTCATCGATCTGCCCCGCTTGCTCACCGATCAGCTCCTGTTGGAGAGCAGTGCGCTCGTGTCCCGCCTGACGCCTCTGCTGGAGCCTGGTGAATTGCAGCGTGTTGCCCTGGCGGAGCCGCTGGAGCAGTTGCGGGGCATTGCTGCCCTGTTGGAGCGGCAAAAAAGCTTGAAGCGCTGCCGGCACTTGTTGGAGGCCTGGGGCGGCCAGCGTCTGCAAACCCTGGAATCCTGCATCGCTGTATTGATTGATCAGGAGGCTTCGTCAGATCAGGCCTCCGTGGATATGGAGGTGCGGATTCAGGCCCTGTTCGATGACCTCAACCGTGATGCGCTGCGCTACCAGGAGCTGTATTACACCGAGAGAAAACACATCGGCCATCTGGATCAGCAGCGTTGTGCCAGTTACACCGTGCCTCCTGCAGCCTGA
- a CDS encoding DMT family transporter, giving the protein MAEPQNPQPWWNRESVRGSRALILSSLAFSLMTVCVKQLNSRLPVAEIVLCRALISIVLTTVGLRLAGVSPWGQRRGLLVARGVLGSLALLCFFEAIDQLPLASATVLQYTYPTFTAVAALLLLGEPLRRRISAAVLLGWIGVTLVVQPQWLTGTAQPAQLIPALIGIAGALMTALAYVSVRRLSQTEHPLVIILYFPMISVPMTLPWVLHQGVWPQGIEWFWLLGVGVMTQLGQIWVTEGLRCLPAARATSINYVQVVFAAGWGWLWFAESINAWQVGGGMLVLAATLISLSARR; this is encoded by the coding sequence ATGGCCGAACCGCAGAACCCACAGCCCTGGTGGAACCGGGAATCAGTGCGGGGCAGCCGAGCCCTGATCCTCAGCTCCCTGGCCTTCAGCCTGATGACGGTCTGCGTCAAGCAACTGAACAGTCGGCTTCCGGTGGCGGAAATCGTGCTGTGCCGGGCCCTGATCAGCATCGTTCTGACCACTGTGGGCCTGCGCCTGGCCGGGGTCTCTCCCTGGGGCCAGCGACGGGGGCTGCTGGTGGCCCGGGGTGTACTGGGCAGCCTGGCCCTGCTCTGCTTCTTCGAGGCGATCGACCAGCTGCCGCTCGCTTCAGCGACGGTGCTCCAGTACACCTATCCCACCTTCACCGCCGTGGCAGCGCTGTTGCTTCTGGGCGAGCCCCTGCGCCGACGCATCAGTGCAGCGGTTCTTCTGGGCTGGATCGGCGTCACCCTGGTGGTGCAACCGCAGTGGCTCACTGGAACAGCCCAACCTGCGCAACTGATCCCTGCCCTGATCGGCATTGCTGGCGCTCTGATGACCGCCCTGGCCTACGTGAGTGTGCGGCGGCTGTCTCAAACCGAGCACCCCTTGGTGATCATCCTCTATTTCCCGATGATCTCGGTTCCCATGACCCTGCCCTGGGTTCTGCACCAAGGGGTCTGGCCCCAAGGCATCGAATGGTTCTGGCTGCTGGGGGTCGGTGTGATGACCCAGCTGGGCCAGATCTGGGTGACCGAGGGCCTGCGCTGCCTGCCCGCCGCCCGGGCCACATCGATCAATTACGTGCAGGTGGTCTTTGCCGCTGGCTGGGGCTGGCTTTGGTTCGCAGAATCGATCAATGCCTGGCAGGTGGGCGGCGGGATGCTGGTGCTGGCCGCCACCCTGATCAGCCTGTCGGCGCGACGTTAG
- the ruvA gene encoding Holliday junction branch migration protein RuvA, producing MIGWLQGRPMECWTQGNRSGVLLVCGGVGYEVHLTERHQQNLPAEQDLNLWIHQVQREDGSSLYGFPVRQERDLFRLLISVSGVGPQAGLALMQECKPQELVDAISSGDLRRLCKAQGIGKRTAERLAVELRASIAAFAGVDPAPSLAEGISSEQMPESGADVEATLSMLGYDDLEIRRAIRAIAEGAYGQPPAGEDQDAWLRGCLQWLSRESA from the coding sequence ATGATCGGCTGGCTGCAGGGACGACCGATGGAGTGCTGGACCCAAGGCAACCGTAGCGGCGTTCTGCTGGTTTGCGGTGGGGTGGGTTACGAGGTGCACCTCACAGAACGGCACCAGCAGAACCTTCCTGCTGAGCAGGATCTGAACCTGTGGATTCATCAGGTGCAGAGGGAGGACGGCAGCAGCCTCTATGGCTTTCCCGTGCGTCAAGAACGGGATCTGTTCCGACTGCTGATCAGCGTCAGCGGTGTCGGACCCCAAGCGGGTCTGGCCCTGATGCAGGAATGCAAGCCCCAGGAACTGGTGGACGCCATCAGCAGCGGTGACCTGCGTCGACTCTGCAAGGCGCAGGGCATCGGCAAACGCACCGCCGAGCGCCTGGCCGTGGAACTCAGAGCCTCCATTGCGGCCTTCGCCGGCGTCGATCCCGCCCCATCGCTCGCTGAGGGAATCAGCTCTGAGCAGATGCCGGAAAGCGGAGCCGACGTCGAAGCCACCCTGTCGATGCTGGGTTACGACGATCTCGAAATCCGTCGCGCCATCCGTGCCATCGCCGAGGGAGCATATGGTCAACCCCCTGCAGGAGAAGATCAGGACGCCTGGCTGCGGGGCTGCCTCCAGTGGCTGAGTCGCGAATCGGCCTAA
- the rpsO gene encoding 30S ribosomal protein S15, which yields MSLDTTEKQQLINTHQTHGTDTGSAEVQVAMLSERINRLSSHLQNNIHDYSSRQGLLKMIGRRKRLLSYMRSKSEQRYADTIAKLGIRG from the coding sequence ATGTCGCTTGATACCACCGAGAAGCAGCAGCTGATCAACACCCACCAGACCCACGGCACCGACACCGGTTCGGCCGAGGTTCAGGTGGCGATGCTGAGTGAGCGAATCAACCGTCTCAGCAGCCACCTGCAGAACAACATCCATGACTACTCCTCACGCCAGGGGCTGCTCAAGATGATTGGCCGCCGCAAGCGCCTGCTGAGCTACATGCGCAGCAAGAGCGAGCAACGCTACGCCGACACGATCGCCAAACTGGGCATCCGCGGCTGA
- a CDS encoding PAM68 family protein: MAEQRNALPFEPKGSGKGSKPASGAPRQEAIPRYVADRMARRVAVFTGLPSLAGMGVFVGSYVVVTRGIADIPPGLTLTGSGLFFLLGLVGLSVGVLTASWDPEPGSLLGFENFKPNVQRMKESIRAQKQQQKDSKA, encoded by the coding sequence ATGGCTGAGCAACGCAATGCCCTCCCCTTTGAGCCCAAAGGGTCTGGCAAGGGAAGCAAGCCTGCTTCAGGGGCTCCTCGACAGGAAGCCATTCCGCGTTACGTGGCCGATCGGATGGCTCGTCGTGTGGCTGTCTTCACAGGCCTCCCGTCCCTCGCTGGGATGGGAGTTTTTGTTGGCAGCTATGTCGTGGTCACCCGCGGCATCGCGGATATTCCTCCTGGACTGACGCTCACGGGCTCCGGCCTGTTCTTCCTACTGGGACTGGTCGGCCTCAGCGTTGGTGTGTTGACCGCCAGCTGGGACCCCGAACCCGGCTCTCTGCTCGGCTTCGAGAATTTCAAGCCGAACGTTCAGCGGATGAAGGAATCGATACGGGCCCAGAAGCAGCAGCAAAAAGACTCAAAAGCCTGA
- a CDS encoding DNA polymerase III subunit alpha, which produces MAFVPLHNHSDYSLLDGASQLPAMVERAKQLGMPAIALTDHGVMYGAIELLKLCRGTDLKPIIGNEMYVINGSIDDPQPKKEKRYHLVVLAKNATGYRNLVKLTSISHLRGMRGRGIFSRACIDKELLKQHSEGLIIATACLGGEIAQAILRGRPDVARKVAAWYQEVFGDDYYLEIQDHGSPEDRIVNVEIVKIAKELGIQIVATNDAHYLSKQDVEAHDALLCVLTGKLITDEKRLRYTGTEYIKTEEEMGLLFGDHLEPEVVQDAIANTVKVAEKVEPYDILGHYQMPRFPIPEGHTPVSYLREVTEQGLRDRLELSLEAPLPDDYAERMAHELKIMEQMGFPTYFLVVWDYIRFAREQNIPVGPGRGSAAGSLVAYCLGITNIDPITNCLLFERFLNPERKSMPDIDTDFCIERRGEVIDYVTERYGEDKVAQIITFNRMTSKAVLKDVARVLDIPYGDADRLAKLIPVVRGKPAKLKAMIGEESPNPEFREKYEADPTVKRWVDMAMRIEGTNKTFGVHAAGVVIAADPLDELVPLQRNNDGQVITQYFMEDVESMGLLKMDFLGLKNLTMIEKTLELVEVSSGTRVDPDKLPPQDEETFALLARGDLEGIFQLESSGMRQIVRDLKPSSLEDISSILALYRPGPLDAGLIPKFINRKHGREAIDFAHAILEPILSETYGIMVYQEQIMRIAQDLAGYSLGQADLLRRAMGKKKVSEMQKHRGIFVQGAGERGVDQKVADELFDQMVLFAEYCFNKSHSTAYGAVTYQTAYLKAHYPVAYMAALLTVNAGAADKVQRYISNCNAMGIEVMPPDVNASLTDFTPNGDRILFGLSAVRNLGDGAIRHLIAARDSDGPFRSLADLCDRLPSSVLNRRGLESLIHCGALDAMDPQANRAQLMADLDLLLDWASSRAKDRDSGQGNLFDLMAPAADADGPADLSHAPKAAPVPDYPPTEKLRLEKDLVGFYLSDHPLKQLTPSSKLLAPIGLGSLEEQPDKAKVSAIAMVTEMRQVTTRKGDRMAILQLEDLTGSCEAVVFPKSYARLADHLMAEARLLVWAGVDRRDERVQLIIEDCRAVDELNLLLIQLPSDQASDIAIQHKLRECLNQHRPERDELGVKVPVVAEVRHGDTVRYVRLGSQFCVKDVDAAIASLRTQAFEARSSDRLVLS; this is translated from the coding sequence ATGGCTTTCGTTCCTCTCCACAACCACAGCGACTACAGCCTTCTTGATGGCGCGTCGCAGTTGCCTGCCATGGTGGAGCGGGCGAAGCAGCTGGGCATGCCGGCCATCGCCCTGACCGATCACGGCGTGATGTACGGCGCGATTGAGCTGCTGAAGCTCTGTCGGGGTACGGATCTCAAGCCGATCATCGGCAATGAGATGTATGTGATCAATGGGTCCATTGACGACCCGCAACCTAAGAAAGAGAAGCGGTACCACCTGGTTGTGCTGGCGAAAAACGCCACCGGTTACCGCAATCTGGTAAAGCTCACCAGCATCAGTCACCTGCGGGGGATGCGGGGACGCGGGATCTTCTCCCGTGCCTGCATTGACAAGGAACTGCTGAAGCAACACAGCGAAGGTCTGATCATCGCCACGGCCTGCCTCGGCGGTGAGATCGCCCAGGCGATTTTGCGTGGTCGCCCCGATGTGGCTCGCAAGGTGGCAGCTTGGTATCAGGAAGTCTTCGGCGACGACTATTACCTCGAGATCCAGGACCACGGATCCCCGGAGGATCGGATCGTCAACGTGGAGATCGTCAAAATTGCCAAGGAACTCGGCATCCAGATCGTTGCGACCAACGATGCCCACTACCTGAGCAAGCAGGACGTTGAAGCCCACGACGCATTGCTCTGCGTGCTCACCGGCAAGCTGATCACCGATGAGAAGCGGCTGCGTTACACCGGTACCGAATACATCAAAACCGAGGAGGAGATGGGCCTTCTTTTCGGGGATCACCTTGAGCCTGAGGTGGTTCAGGACGCGATCGCCAACACAGTCAAGGTGGCTGAGAAGGTGGAGCCCTACGACATCCTTGGCCACTATCAAATGCCCCGCTTCCCCATCCCCGAGGGCCACACCCCCGTCAGCTACCTGAGGGAGGTGACGGAGCAGGGATTGCGGGATCGGCTCGAGCTCAGCCTTGAGGCTCCCTTGCCCGACGACTATGCCGAGCGCATGGCCCATGAGCTCAAGATCATGGAGCAGATGGGATTCCCCACCTACTTCCTGGTGGTCTGGGATTACATCCGCTTTGCCCGGGAACAGAACATCCCCGTCGGCCCGGGTCGTGGTTCCGCTGCAGGGTCGCTTGTCGCGTACTGCCTGGGGATCACCAACATTGATCCGATCACCAACTGCCTGCTGTTTGAGCGCTTCCTCAATCCGGAACGCAAGTCGATGCCTGATATCGACACTGACTTCTGCATCGAGCGTCGTGGTGAGGTGATCGACTACGTCACCGAGCGCTACGGCGAAGACAAGGTGGCGCAGATCATCACCTTCAACCGGATGACGTCCAAGGCGGTGTTGAAGGATGTGGCCCGAGTGCTCGATATTCCCTACGGCGATGCCGACCGTCTGGCGAAGCTGATCCCTGTGGTTCGCGGCAAGCCCGCCAAGCTCAAGGCGATGATCGGCGAGGAATCCCCCAACCCCGAGTTCCGCGAGAAGTACGAGGCTGATCCGACGGTGAAGCGTTGGGTGGACATGGCCATGCGGATTGAGGGCACCAACAAAACTTTCGGGGTTCACGCTGCTGGTGTGGTCATCGCCGCTGACCCCCTCGATGAACTGGTGCCATTGCAGCGCAACAACGATGGTCAGGTGATCACGCAGTACTTCATGGAAGACGTGGAATCCATGGGTCTGTTGAAGATGGATTTCCTGGGGTTGAAGAACCTCACGATGATCGAAAAGACCCTCGAACTGGTGGAGGTGAGCAGTGGCACCCGTGTCGATCCCGACAAATTGCCGCCCCAGGATGAAGAGACCTTTGCCCTTCTGGCGAGAGGTGATCTGGAGGGGATCTTCCAGTTGGAATCCAGTGGCATGCGGCAGATCGTGCGTGATCTCAAGCCGTCATCCCTGGAAGACATCTCCTCGATCCTTGCTCTCTACAGACCGGGTCCCCTCGATGCTGGCCTGATCCCCAAATTCATCAACCGCAAGCACGGCCGGGAGGCGATCGACTTCGCCCACGCGATTCTTGAGCCGATCCTGTCCGAGACCTACGGAATCATGGTCTACCAGGAACAGATCATGCGGATAGCGCAGGATCTGGCCGGTTACTCCCTGGGTCAGGCAGACCTGCTGCGGCGGGCGATGGGCAAGAAAAAAGTGTCCGAGATGCAGAAGCACCGCGGCATTTTCGTTCAAGGTGCCGGAGAGCGCGGCGTTGATCAAAAGGTCGCCGACGAACTGTTCGACCAGATGGTTCTCTTTGCTGAATACTGCTTCAACAAGAGCCATTCCACGGCCTATGGCGCCGTCACCTACCAAACGGCTTATCTGAAAGCGCACTACCCGGTTGCTTACATGGCGGCCCTGCTCACGGTGAATGCTGGAGCCGCCGACAAGGTGCAGCGCTACATCTCCAATTGCAATGCGATGGGTATTGAGGTGATGCCCCCGGATGTGAATGCTTCGCTCACCGATTTCACCCCCAACGGCGATCGGATCCTGTTCGGACTCTCCGCCGTACGCAACCTTGGGGACGGTGCGATTCGTCACTTGATCGCCGCCCGCGACAGTGACGGGCCCTTCCGCTCCTTGGCCGATCTGTGCGATCGGCTCCCGTCCTCGGTGCTCAACCGCCGGGGTCTGGAGTCGTTGATTCACTGCGGTGCCCTTGATGCCATGGATCCGCAGGCCAACCGTGCTCAGTTGATGGCTGATCTGGATCTGCTGCTCGATTGGGCCTCCTCACGGGCCAAAGACCGAGACAGCGGCCAGGGCAACCTCTTTGATCTGATGGCTCCTGCCGCCGATGCCGATGGGCCGGCGGATCTCAGCCATGCACCCAAGGCTGCACCGGTACCGGACTATCCCCCGACCGAAAAGCTGCGTCTCGAAAAAGATCTGGTGGGCTTCTACCTGTCCGATCACCCGCTCAAGCAGCTCACCCCCTCCTCGAAACTCCTGGCCCCCATCGGTCTGGGCTCCCTGGAAGAACAGCCAGACAAAGCCAAGGTGAGTGCCATTGCGATGGTGACTGAAATGCGCCAGGTCACCACGCGGAAGGGCGATCGCATGGCGATTCTGCAGCTCGAGGATCTCACCGGAAGTTGCGAAGCCGTGGTGTTCCCCAAGAGCTACGCCCGCCTCGCCGATCACCTGATGGCCGAAGCGCGATTGTTGGTGTGGGCTGGCGTGGATCGGCGTGACGAGCGCGTTCAGCTGATCATTGAAGACTGCCGCGCCGTTGATGAGCTCAATCTTCTGCTGATTCAGCTCCCCTCAGATCAGGCCAGCGACATCGCCATCCAACACAAGTTGCGGGAATGCCTGAACCAACATCGTCCGGAACGGGATGAGTTGGGCGTCAAGGTGCCCGTGGTTGCTGAGGTGCGTCACGGCGACACCGTTCGCTACGTGCGACTTGGGTCGCAGTTCTGCGTCAAAGATGTTGATGCAGCGATCGCCTCGCTTCGCACTCAGGCTTTTGAAGCCCGCAGCAGCGACCGTCTCGTGCTCTCCTGA
- the gatA gene encoding Asp-tRNA(Asn)/Glu-tRNA(Gln) amidotransferase subunit GatA, producing MDRRDMTISAWRQQLQCGEVSSRELVDQHLKRLERSEPSLNAFVEVTAEKARAEASRIDEARAAGENLGPLAGLPLAIKDNLCTKGVRTTCSSRMLEQFVPPYESTVTERLWQAGGVLVGKTNLDEFAMGGSTETSAFGATQNPWNTAHVPGGSSGGSAAAVAAGSCVASLGSDTGGSIRQPASFCGVVGLKPTYGRVSRWGLVAFASSLDQVGPFAGNVEDVAELLQVIAGPDHRDSTCLDAAVPDFSAGLNQSIKGLKVGVIKECFDAEGLDPEVKASVQSSAAQLEALGAELVEVSCPRFNDGIATYYVIAPSEASANLARYDGVKYGFRAEDADSLAAMTARSRAEGFGAEVQRRILIGTYALSAGYVDAYYKKAQQVRTLIRRDFDAAFKSVDVLLTPTAPSTAFKAGAHADDPLAMYLADLLTIPVNLAGLPAISVPCGFSAAGLPIGMQLIGNVLDEPRLLQVAHQYEQAAQVFASRPEAALVP from the coding sequence ATGGATCGCAGGGACATGACGATCAGCGCGTGGCGTCAGCAACTGCAGTGCGGCGAGGTTTCCTCCCGCGAGCTCGTTGATCAGCACCTCAAGCGGCTTGAACGTTCTGAGCCTTCGCTGAATGCTTTTGTTGAAGTCACGGCCGAAAAGGCCCGTGCTGAGGCGTCACGCATCGATGAAGCTCGCGCCGCCGGCGAGAACCTGGGCCCCTTGGCTGGACTTCCCCTGGCGATCAAGGACAACCTCTGCACCAAAGGTGTTCGCACCACCTGCTCCAGCAGGATGCTTGAGCAGTTCGTGCCGCCCTACGAATCCACGGTGACCGAGCGGCTTTGGCAAGCCGGTGGTGTGTTGGTGGGCAAGACAAACCTGGATGAGTTCGCCATGGGTGGCTCTACCGAAACGTCCGCGTTTGGTGCCACGCAGAACCCCTGGAACACCGCCCATGTGCCGGGCGGTAGCTCCGGTGGCAGTGCTGCGGCTGTCGCCGCCGGCAGTTGTGTCGCTTCGCTGGGGTCCGACACCGGTGGCTCCATCCGCCAACCGGCGTCGTTCTGTGGCGTGGTGGGCCTCAAGCCCACCTACGGCCGCGTCAGCCGTTGGGGCCTGGTGGCCTTTGCCAGTTCCCTGGACCAGGTGGGTCCCTTCGCCGGCAATGTCGAGGATGTGGCCGAACTGCTCCAGGTGATCGCAGGACCCGATCACCGCGATTCCACCTGCCTTGATGCAGCGGTTCCCGATTTCAGTGCCGGCCTCAACCAGTCGATCAAGGGGCTCAAGGTAGGGGTGATCAAAGAGTGCTTCGACGCCGAAGGCCTCGATCCCGAGGTAAAGGCATCGGTGCAGTCCTCTGCTGCCCAGCTTGAGGCTCTTGGCGCTGAACTGGTGGAGGTGAGCTGCCCCCGGTTCAACGACGGCATCGCTACCTACTACGTGATCGCACCATCGGAGGCCTCGGCCAATCTGGCGCGATACGACGGTGTCAAATACGGCTTCCGTGCCGAAGACGCCGACAGCCTGGCTGCAATGACGGCGAGAAGCCGTGCTGAAGGGTTTGGCGCCGAGGTGCAACGGCGAATCCTGATTGGCACCTATGCCCTCTCCGCCGGATACGTTGATGCTTACTACAAAAAGGCGCAGCAGGTGCGCACCCTGATCCGGCGAGACTTTGATGCGGCCTTCAAGAGTGTGGATGTGCTGCTCACGCCAACAGCGCCGTCCACGGCCTTCAAGGCTGGCGCCCACGCCGACGACCCTCTGGCGATGTATCTGGCCGACCTGCTGACGATTCCGGTCAACCTGGCTGGACTCCCCGCCATCAGTGTTCCCTGTGGATTCAGTGCGGCGGGTCTTCCGATCGGGATGCAACTGATCGGCAATGTGTTGGATGAACCGCGTCTGCTTCAGGTGGCTCACCAGTACGAGCAGGCCGCGCAGGTGTTTGCGTCACGCCCGGAAGCCGCGCTGGTTCCCTGA
- a CDS encoding DUF1816 domain-containing protein, giving the protein MSPLIRPLRSLANGFGVAWWARVQTSGPDVTYWFGPFITRKGLESELSSFLDDVKSEQPQSISHSLLRTRRSEPLTISAEG; this is encoded by the coding sequence ATGAGTCCCCTGATTCGGCCGCTGCGCAGCCTTGCCAATGGCTTTGGAGTCGCTTGGTGGGCGCGTGTTCAGACCTCAGGCCCTGATGTGACCTATTGGTTCGGTCCTTTCATCACCCGCAAGGGGCTGGAGAGCGAGCTCAGCTCCTTCCTGGACGACGTCAAGTCGGAGCAACCCCAGTCGATCAGCCATTCCCTGCTGCGGACCCGGCGCTCCGAGCCCCTCACCATCTCAGCGGAGGGCTGA